In a genomic window of Punica granatum isolate Tunisia-2019 chromosome 6, ASM765513v2, whole genome shotgun sequence:
- the LOC116210401 gene encoding hypersensitive-induced response protein 1, giving the protein MGQALGCIQVDQSTVAIRETFGRFDDVLEPGCHCLPWCLGSQLAGQLSLRVQQLDVRCETKTKDNVFVTVVASIQYRALAEKAADAFYKLSNTRAQIQAYVFDVIRASVPKLDLDSTFEQKNDIAKAVEDELEKAMSAYGYEIVQTLIVDIEPDEHVKRAMNEINAAARMRVAANEKAEAEKILQIKRAEGDAESKYLAGLGIARQRQAIVDGLRDSVLAFSENVPGTTSKDVMDMVLVTQYFDTMKEIGASSKSSSIFIPHGPGAVKDVAAQIREGLLQANAAQ; this is encoded by the exons ATGGGACAAGCCTTAGGATGCATTCAAGTGGACCAGTCAACTGTAGCTATTAGGGAGACTTTTGGAAGGTTTGATGATGTGCTGGAACCTGGATGCCACTGTCTGCCTTGGTGCCTCGGGAGCCAGTTAGCTGGTCAACTCTCTCTCCGTGTGCAGCAGCTGGATGTTCGCTGCGAGACAAAAACCAAG gATAATGTCTTTGTTACTGTGGTTGCTTCCATCCAGTATCGAGCCTTGGCTGAAAAGGCTGCTGACGCCTTCTACAAGCTCAGTAATACCAGGGCACAAATTCAAGCTTATGTGTTTGATG TTATTAGGGCAAGTGTTCCCAAGTTGGATCTAGATTCAACCTTTGAGCAGAAGAATGATATAGCCAAAGCTGTGGAAGATGAACTTGAAAAG GCTATGTCAGCTTATGGATATGAGATCGTTCAGACTCTTATTGTGGATATCGAACCAGATGAACATGTCAAGAGGGCAATGAATGAGATTAATGCTG CTGCCCGGATGAGAGTTGCTGCTAATGAGAAAGCTGAGGCAGAGAAGATTCTGCAGATCAAGCGTGCTGAGGGCGATGCTGAGTCGAAGTATCTTGCTGGTCTCGGTATTGCAAGGCAGCGTCAGGCCATTGTGGACGGGCTGAGGGACAGCGTTCTGGCTTTCTCTGAGAATGTCCCTGGGACAACCTCGAAGGATGTAATGGACATGGTCCTGGTCACCCAGTACTTTGACACAATGAAGGAGATTGGGGCGAGCTCGAAGTCGAGCTCTATCTTCATCCCGCATGGACCGGGCGCTGTCAAGGATGTCGCTGCACAGATCAGGGAAGGCCTTCTCCAGGCAAATGCGGCACAGTAG
- the LOC116210636 gene encoding uncharacterized protein LOC116210636, with protein MYEIHTRRKYETPRLQTRREREREREREPHLDRSDPTRQSLTISRNPMKLSTAMFSSVRAASRPQPVPSSFPSPFCKNFTSPKGSKSTVSFPLTRPISSNGKRSLSASLSSDAGSGVPQSSSQGAESFLRSVLQSMETVYLYRNPTARAVLELVRSAGEDQICYDHLAFRTFGVNGHGIDSMASFFLDYGYTQQEELRFPAKKLRALWFSPPKFSPGRGGSGVHGPLPRAFISELLVDQMSPQTQDIIRKYVRISGNGNKHAALASALGTLTWEKPLHSEFQQLARESEYAAWTLVNGYALNHVTISVHRLKSNLKGINNLNKFFEDNGFKLNSEGGVLKVSPDGLLQQSSTVADSFPFQFSDGVIERVPCSYIEFAERLVLPQFKNLPENEVKEFHRRDGFEVGNADKIFESTSKEQLTRRAA; from the exons ATGTATGAGATTCACACACGCCGAAAATACGAGACACCAAGGTTGCAGAcacggagagagagagagagagagagagagagagagccccATCTCGATCGATCAGACCCGACCCGACAGAGCTTGACCATTAGCCGAAATCCGATGAAGCTATCGACGGCCATGTTCTCCTCCGTCAGGGCAGCCTCCCGTCCTCAGCCCGTCCCTTCTTCCTTCCCCTCTCCCTTCTGCAAGAACTTCACCTCCCCGAAGGGATCGAAATCGACTGTCAGCTTCCCACTGACGCGTCCCATTTCATCAAACGGGAAGCGGAGCCTCTCCGCCTCTTTGAGCTCTGACGCCGGCAGTGGAGTCCCTCAGTCATCCTCTCAG GGGGCTGAATCATTTCTCAGGAGTGTCCTTCAGAGCATGGAGACTGTGTATCTCTACCGGAATCCTACCGCTAGAGCCGTGCTGGAGCTTGTTCGGTCCGCCGGGGAAGATCAGATTTGCTATGATCATCTCGCATTCAGGACTTTCGGG GTGAATGGTCATGGAATCGACTCAATGGCGAGCTTTTTCCTGGACTACGGGTACACTCAACAGGAGGAATTGCGATTTCCAGCAAAGAAACTGAGGGCCCTGTGGTTCTCACCTCCTAAATTCTCTCCTGGACGTGGGGGCAGTGGTGTACATGGGCCCCTTCCAAGAGCCTTCATATCTGAACTTCTCGTCGATCAGATGAGTCCACAAACACAG GacataattaggaaatatgtCAGGATCTCCGGTAATGGGAACAAACATGCAGCTCTTGCAAGTGCGTTGGGAACGTTAACGTGGGAAAAGCCCTTGCATTCTGAATTTCAGCAATTAGCAAG GGAAAGCGAATATGCTGCATGGACCCTTGTGAATGGGTATGCACTGAACCATGTGACCATATCTGTTCATCGGCTGAAATCAAACTTGAAAGGCATCAATAACCTAAACAAATTTTTCGAAGATAACGGCTTCAAATTGAACTCAGAAGGAGGGGTTCTGAAAG TTAGCCCCGATGGTCTTCTCCAGCAAAGCTCAACGGTTGCGGACTCATTCCCTTTCCAATTTTCAGATGGTGTCATTGAAAGAGTCCCATGTTCGTACATTGAGTTCGCTGAAAGACTTGTGCTGCCTCAGTTTAAGAATCTACCGGAAAATGAG GTTAAAGAGTTTCATAGGAGGGATGGCTTTGAGGTTGGGAATGCCGACAAGATTTTCGAGAGCACGTCGAAGGAGCAGTTAACTCGGAGAGCCGCTTAA
- the LOC116210635 gene encoding probable serine/threonine-protein kinase PIX7, giving the protein MGAVAAAGDNNSGGGGAGGGGGGENGKVEPWTLCKSEKKKKKKTTTKKCDSDRKKGRVKDDDCGGIEETGCWIKFSFIGSCISSRSKVDNSTCGTSTNYAESKSTYDTSRDQPVVPVVSSTTTSNTETNSTTSKLEEELKVASRLRKFTFNDLKLATRNFRPESLLGEGGFGCVFKGWIEENGTAPVRPGTGLTVAVKTLNHDGLQGHKEWLAEVNYLGDLVHPNLVKLIGYCIEDDQRLLVYEFMPRGSLENHLFRRSLPLPWSVRMKIALGAARGLAFLHEEAERPVIYRDFKTSNILLDADYNAKLSDFGLAKDGPEEGKTHVSTRVMGTYGYAAPEYVMTGHLTSRSDVYSFGVVLLEMLTGRRSMDKNRPNGEHNLVEWARPHLGDRRRFFKLIDPRLEGHFSIKGAQKAAQLAAHCLSRDPKARPLMSEVVEALKPLPNLKDMASSSYYFQTMRADRIGSSPNARNGLQTQNGLRNGQQQRSLSIPNGSHASPYHYQYPHQSPKPK; this is encoded by the exons ATGGGAGCAGTAGCAGCTGCTGGGGATAACAATAGCGGCGGAGGAGGCGCAGGTGGAGGGGGAGGGGGTGAGAACGGTAAAGTGGAGCCGTGGACCCTGTGCAAATcggagaaaaagaagaagaagaagacgacgacGAAGAAGTGTGATAGCGACAGGAAGAAGGGGAGGGTGAAGGATGATGATTGTGGGGGTATTGAGGAGACTGGGTGTTGGATCAAGTTCAGTTTCATCGGGAGCTGCATATCTTCTAGATCCAAGGTCGATAACTCCACCTGCGGCACCAGCACAAACTATG CAGAAAGTAAATCAACATATGATACGAGCAGGGATCAACCTGTTGTTCCTGTAGTCTCATCGACAACCACTAGTAATACAGAGACTAACTCCACTACTTCGAAACTGGAAGAGGAACTTAAAGTTGCTTCTCGGTTGCGGAAGTTCACATTTAATGATTTAAAGTTGGCAACAAGAAACTTCAGACCTGAGAGTCTCCTAGGAGAAGGAGGCTTCGGCTGTGTGTTCAAGGGCTGgattgaagaaaatggaacTGCTCCAGTAAGGCCTGGTACAGGGCTTACTGTCGCTGTTAAAACCCTCAACCATGATGGCCTTCAAGGTCACAAAGAATGGCTG GCTGAGGTAAATTATCTTGGTGATCTTGTACATCCTAACTTGGTTAAGCTAATTGGTTACTGCATTGAAGATGATCAAAGGCTGCTAGTGTATGAGTTTATGCCAAGGGGAAGCTTGGAGAATCACCTTTTCAGAA GGTCCCTGCCTCTCCCTTGGTCTGTCAGGATGAAGATTGCACTAGGAGCTGCCAGAGGTCTTGCATTTCTTCATGAAGAAGCTGAAAGACCAGTCATATATCGTGATTTTAAGACCTCGAACATTCTATTAGATGCG GATTACAATGCCAAGCTTTCTGATTTTGGACTTGCAAAAGACGGACCCGAAGAAGGCAAGACGCATGTCTCAACCCGTGTAATGGGAACTTATGGGTATGCAGCACCAGAGTATGTGATGACAG GGCATCTTACATCGAGGAGTGACGTGTACAGTTTTGGCGTGGTTCTGCTAGAAATGCTGACGGGCCGGAGATCCATGGACAAGAACAGGCCCAATGGCGAGCACAACCTTGTTGAGTGGGCTCGGCCCCATCTCGGGGATAGGAGAAGATTCTTCAAACTGATAGATCCACGGCTCGAGGGTCACTTCTCTATAAAGGGAGCCCAGAAGGCTGCCCAGTTGGCCGCTCACTGCCTCAGTCGGGACCCCAAAGCCCGGCCGCTAATGAGTGAAGTGGTCGAAGCTTTAAAGCCTCTCCCGAACCTCAAGGACATGGCCAGCTCTTCATACTACTTCCAGACAATGCGGGCCGATCGAATCGGGTCGAGCCCAAACGCGAGAAACGGGCTCCAGACGCAGAATGGGCTGAGGAATGGGCAACAGCAGAGAAGCCTGTCCATCCCCAACGGTTCCCATGCGTCTCCCTACCATTATCAGTATCCTCATCAATCCCCGAAACCCAAGTAG
- the LOC116210402 gene encoding mitochondrial outer membrane protein porin of 36 kDa, protein MVKGPGLYSDIGKKARDLLYKDYQSDHKFTFTTYTSTGVALTSTGIKKGDLFLADVSTQLKNKNITTDVKVDTNSNLFTTITVDEPAPGLKTIFSFIVPDQRSGKVELQYQHEYAGISTSIGLTANPIVNFSGVVGNNTLALGTDLSFDTASGNFTKCNTGLSFTNADLIAALTLNDKGDTLNASYYHIVSPLTSTAVGAELSHSFSSQENTLTIGTQHALDPLTVVKARVNNYGRASALIQHEWRPKSLFTISGEVDTRAIEKSAKIGLALALKP, encoded by the exons ATGGTGAAGGGACCCGGACTCTACTCCGACATCGGCAAGAAGGCCAGAG ATCTTCTGTACAAAGATTACCAGAGCGACCACAAGTTCACCTTCACTACCTACACTTCCACTGGAGTC GCACTCACTTCGACCGGAATCAAGAAGGGCGACCTATTTTTGGCGGATGTTAGCACTCAGCTGAAGAACAAGAACATCACGACTGATGTGAAAGTGGACACCAACTCCAAT CTCTTTACAACCATTACTGTTGATGAACCAGCTCCTGGTCTCAAAACTATTTTTAGCTTCATTGTTCCTGATCAGAGATCTGGTAAG GTGGAACTGCAGTACCAGCATGAGTATGCTGGAATTAGCACTAGCATTGGTTTGACTGCAAATCCAATTGTCAACTTTTCTGGTGTGGTTGGGAACAACACTCTTGCCCTCGGAACTGATCTTTCTTTTGACACTGCCTCTGGGAACTTCACCAAATGCAATACTGGATTGAGTTTCACCAATGCTGATCTTATTGCTGCCTTGACATT gaaTGATAAAGGTGACACCCTCAATGCTTCCTACTATCACATTGTAAGCCCCTTAACCAGCACAGCTGTTGGAGCGGAGCTATCCCACAGCTTCTCCAGCCAGGAGAACACATTGACAATTGGCACTCAGCACGCACTCGACCCACTGACTGTGGTGAAGGCTCGCGTGAACAACTATGGAAGGGCAAGTGCTCTTATCCAGCACGAGTGGCGCCCGAAGTCACTCTTCACCATATCAGGGGAAGTGGACACCAGGGCGATTGAGAAGAGTGCCAAGATTGGACTGGCCTTGGCTTTGAAGCCCTAG